Proteins encoded by one window of Mercenaria mercenaria strain notata chromosome 4, MADL_Memer_1, whole genome shotgun sequence:
- the LOC123552918 gene encoding ADP-ribosylation factor GTPase-activating protein 2-like isoform X2, with protein sequence MADGPTKTDIQTIFKRLRSIPTNKQCFDCGSNNPTWASVTYGVFLCIDCSAVHRSLGVHVTFIRSTQLDTNWTWLQLRAMQVGGNANAGSFFRQHGCTTHDAQQKYHSRAARMYKDKLHALATQAMRLHGTKRLLETKIGQDGKLPSIRQTADVKLHIESHHDPQSPEAKEIDFFAEHSDVQREEEERPNMPVTESQKLTQPISIENGSLNKKEAEPLGEGDGPNVEHALSMSPTEALAKAEPRKALIGAKKAPAKKGKGGFGAQKVKTDFKEIESRAEQRDKDRESMAANMAIQEAKTKEEQEKQLASMRLAYQDMSMERKKQEEKLKTSDPKKAEQMERLGMGYGGSRGISHSAMTDMQTIEQEGVDNNRFNADKYERRSNKNSFFEDELESYSGGFSSGPPKYDSPFGTSERSRKNDDFSSGWGSSNSGGGWGMDRFESKQDSFSETSRQDDSNAEEENEDDGPARTRKTYDNTPSSGTDAQKKFGNAKAISSDQFFGKNDMDFETRQNLNKYEGSSSISSDDLFGTGNKSRKSGSSGGYYGSGPDFQDVKDSVKQGVSKVAGRLSNIASGVMSSLQRNK encoded by the exons caatgttttgATTGTGGAAGCAACAACCCAACATGGGCCAGTGTTACATATGGAGTGTTTCTATGTATAGACTGTTCAGCCGTACACAGATCACTTGGTGTCCATGTCACATTTATACGTTCCACACAACTTGATACAAACTGGACATGGTTACAGCTAAGGGCCATGCAAGTTGGTGGCAATGCCAATGCT GGTTCATTTTTCCGACAACATGGTTGTACAACACACGATGCTCAGCAGAAATATCACAGTCGAGCTGCAAGAATGTATAAAGACAAATTACACGCTTTAGCCACACAAGCTATGAGACTTCACGGTACTAAG AGGTTGTTGGAGACGAAGATAGGTCAGGATGGCAAG TTGCCTTCAATAAGGCAAACAGCTGATGTGAAA TTACATATAGAGAGTCATCATGATCCGCAGTCACCTGAGGCAAAAGAAATTGACTTTTTTGCTGAACATTCCGACGTACAGCGCGAGGAGGAGGAACGGCCTAACATGCCTGTCACAGAAAGTCAGAAGCTTACACAGCCAATCTCTATTGAAAATGGAAGCCTTAACAAAAAAGAGGCAGAGCCTCTTGGTGAAGGGGATGGGCCAAATGTAGAACACGCCTTAAGTATGTCTCCTACAGAAGCACTGGCCAAAGCAGAGCCTAGAAAAGCTCTTATAGGGGCCAAGAAAGCTCCAGCGAAGAAAGGG AAAGGAGGATTCGGAGCTCAGAAGGTGAAGACAGATTTTAAGGAGATAGAAAGTCGAGCTGAACAGAGAGATAAGGATAGAGAGTCAATGGCCGCCAACATGGCTATACAGGAGGCAAAGACTAAAGAGGAACAGGAAAAACAACT GGCTAGTATGCGACTAGCCTATCAAGACATGAGCATGGAAAGGAAAAAACAAGAGGAGAAATTGAAAACTTCAGATCCAAAGAAAGCCGAGCAGATGGAAAGACTAGGGATGGGATATGGTGGATCAAG AGGTATAAGCCATTCAGCAATGACAGATATGCAGACTATAGAACAGGAAGGTGTAGACAATAACAGATTCAATGCAGACAAATATGAAAGACGTAGCAATAAAAATTCCTTCTTTGAAGATGAACTGGAATCTTACAGTGGTGGTTTCTCGTCAGGACCACCAAA ATACGACAGCCCGTTCGGTACATCAGAAAGAAGTCGTAAGAATGATGACTTCAGTAGTGGATGGGGATCCAGTAACAGTGGAGGTGGCTGGGGTATGGACAGATTCGAATCCAAACAAGACTCATTCTCAGAAACTTCAAGACAAGATGACAG caaTGCGGAAGAAGAGAATGAGGATGATGG ACCAGCTCGTACTAGGAAGACATACGATAATACACCATCATCTGGCACTGATGCCCAGAAAAAGTTTGGAAATGCCAAGGCCATCTCATCAGACCAGTTCTTTGGCAAAAATGATATGGAT TTTGAAACACGACAGAACTTGAACAAGTATGAGGGTTCTTCTAGTATATCGAGTGACGATTTATTTGGAACTGGTAATAAATCGCGTAAATCTGGCTCAAGTGGCGGGTACTACGGCAGTGGCCCAGACTTTCAGGATGTGAAGGATAGCGTGAAACAAGGAGTGTCAAAGGTTGCTGGAAGGTTGTCTAACATAGCTAGTGGTGTGATGAGCTCATTACAG agaaataaatag